From the Limanda limanda chromosome 7, fLimLim1.1, whole genome shotgun sequence genome, the window TTCCTCTCCAACAAGAGATACCTCTGGATAAAGACTGAGAATGTGAATGTACTCACTAATCTCATAGTGATGCAGATGAAGCATAAAGAGTCATTCGATTTATCAGGCTGCTCCACACAGGGCTGAGATAGCCCTCACAACTTGGAGAGATGATAACCTCAGCCATGTCAAAGTGAAATGAGTCAGCTGTTTATGATCCAACTGTAGCTGAACgccaaaacaaaaagacaagtTGTGTTGAGCCTGATAATGTTATAAAATGTTTCAAGATAGAATGATAGATAGAAACCTGAActggtttttctcttttttaatttattacagTCACAGTGgaataaataatgaatgcagattttttttttcacaaaaaacCTGTTCATACTCACAATATGACAGATACAAAACATACAAGATCATTTCCGACAGAGGAAACCACTGGAGTAGAAATAACAAGTTCAATCCGAaccatttaataaatatttaatatatacattCTGCCCTTCTAATTACTTCATCcaaaacacacagtcactccGTCTAAGTATTATGACAAAGTACAAAAGGACTAATGCATGTGAACAGATGTAGTAACTGTATTCAACTGATGGGATTGTCTGCTCAGACTCCCAAATTATTCACTGCCTGCATGATTGCAGGCAGTGAATAATTTAAATACGATAGGGATTCCAAAACTAAGAATGAACTTTTCACACGGAGGAGAAAATGATTCAGTGACAAGATACACCACGAATATGACTGAGAAATACATTACAACACATTCACTATGTAAAACATGATTTGGAGAATCTGACATAACAACTAAATAACGTGACATGAGACATGAGCAAGTATCCACGGCTGATGAACAGAAACTGCAGTTATAGAGACGCAGAGGGGCGTAGAAAAGTTTGACCAGGTTCATGACAAGCTAACATCATCACTCATACCACAGACAGCGCTCATTAAAGATTCTCTATAAATATTCTCATAACCCTAGCCTGTGTGCAGTGACAATCAGGGCGAGCGAGAACAGATCACAACGAGGCTGCTCAGAGATGTACCTTAAAAATCTCTTTATTACATCTTACACAAGAGAGATTGATTTGCAGGCAGTCTTGCATGCcatggacattttcaaaaggGCAGCCGCATCAGGCCCATGGGCCACTATTTGAAAAGGCCTGCTGAAGTCTCTTGCTCCTTATTTCTCCTAAGAAGAAACGGGTCAGAATGTAGCAGAGGTGTTATAAGTACAGACATTCTTTACTTAAGTAGAGGAAGAGATATTTGAGTTGAAAATTACTCAAGTAAAACTATAACCTTTTTTACACAAGTAAAGGTATAGGTTCTGAAATGTGctcaaagtataaaagtaaaacattttccacCGGCTGTGCAAATCAAACTGAGAATCGTGTCAACTGAATATAGAACACAGACTGTTTAACTTAGGAAACTCTActccaaatgaaataaaaaatgacaatttataattataaaaaatatccAGAAGGAAATGTGTAGGCTGTATTGAGTGAAGTTTTATAAATTTACATGAGGCCAGTCATGTGGAATGGTGTGTTGCTCTGCTTTGTCGTAAACATTATCAACGTTATTATTAATGTCGCTGGATTCTTTAATTTCTTCCATGTTGTTACTCCTCGGCACAGATATCTCTGCTGCGCCTCTTGGTTGCAGCAGAGATATCTGCTGCAACCAAGAGGCGCatctccctctcctgtctgttTCGTTTTTGATTCTTCTTTAAAGCTGTGTTGTGAATGATATACGCTGATAATAGGAATAACCTTATCTGTGTTACTGTCCCTTTAGGTTGAAATCTGTCTTAATGTTGGGAAGGTGGCGCTCGTTgatgcaaaatataaaaaattgcgAATAATTCCCATCGAATGCGTTAAAATGAAAGTAATggtgtttgaaaatgtaagaagcCGAAACTACGGATATTTGTGTGGAACTGTAGGAAGTAGAAGTAAAGTTTGTCAGGTAAAGGACAGATACCTGAAAGAGTACAGTAACAATGTTTTTGTAATGTATTATTTCCCACCTCTGGAATTTAGTCATGTTGCTATAAGATATAATTTGTCATGAGACAAACAAAAGGCAATTGTGAGCAGCAAAATATCCCTCTGATTCCAATCCAGTTACTATAGATATGTTTATTTCCAtgaggtcaagggtcaagggTTAAATCTCATCGCTCTTTCAGAGTAAGAGGGAGGCCTGTTGGAAATGCTGGTTTAATCCTCCTTTTTGATGAGGGCACTTTGGCTTTCCTTTGGATTGAaggctgttttttattttttctataaGCTTCCCTCTTTGGACTGTTGGGAGCACCCAGGTGCTCCAAAAGTTTCTTGTGAAATACTGCTTCGAACTGCTGTGCCTGCAAAACAAAGACAGGACAAAAAAGAGTTGATTCAAGGACATGGAGCTCAGAGGTAGCAGGGAAACCTTGGCCCTCTGTGGGACCTGAACTGTTCCACAAGAGTTTATCAGGGATATCAGTTACTTACAGGGTGTtctttggttttgtgtgtggtataaaaactaattatttttatgttgaatTTGTTTGCACCTTTAGCTGTATttgttgtggtgtgtgtgggacaaTTTCTCTGTGTCCTTCTCAGATTTTGGGTATTGGGGTTTTTGTGGTGGTCGTGGTTGTGAGTACATCGAACACGTAAGTTAGGAAGGACTGTACCCCTGCACTCGTTTAAGCGGTCTTTGATTGGTCTGTTTGTAAATCTATACAGTGCTTTTGACAGCTGTGTATAAAGTTAGTAAGTAAACATTTAGTGAAGATGACTTTTTATTAAATAGTTCTTACCATATCTACCTGTGTCGTGGTGTGTGCTGTTGTGGTTGTGACTGGCCAAGCGGTGGTCTGCTCCCGGCTCTTTGGTTTGGCACAGTACTTCTCCAGATGCTGAAGGTCACAGCCACCTGTTCGGCAGCACTGATCTACTATCCCCTTCCCTCTGGGCCGAGGACCGTAACCAGACCACGTTCCTTTCCCTGAAGAGGTAAACCAGGCAACTCATGTCAGGCTGCAGTATCTTCCTGACTTAAAAAAACGGAGACGAATTAAACCTTTTTAAGTCTGTATGCAATGTTTCTGAAAAAAACCTCTCCTGATTCGTCACACTGCCGTTCACATATACTGGATTAAACAGTCAGACTAATGAGTTAGCAGTTGTGAAAGGTGGTTGTTGTTCTGATAGAGACAGTTTTGGGGTATATGGGGAACATGAATATCCAGACTGTTGTCGTCTTTAAATTCCCTTGCACATGGCCATTGTTtggctttgtttttgttctgctttAGCATTTTATCTAGTGCCACCAGCAGGTCAGTTTTCAATGAACTAGTGAAACATCTACTAGACAGACAGGAACCAAAACCTGATGACATCTTgtttaaagtgtgtttgaaaTGGGGGTAAACCATCCTGgagaacacaacacaatcatATGTGAAGTATATGGACCTACTCTGAATTGTTGTGTGCTCTTCTTCGTTGTAAGTGTGAAAGCTGGACCCATCTCAGATAACAAGTGTTTTAACAATAAAGCTATCACACACCGAGGCACGGTGTTCTGGTTAGCACGCTACCAGTTTTGGTGGACTGCCACCAGTCTGATAGCAGATGGAGAGGGTGGCCTTGGTCAGAACAGGGGGAAGGTAATCAGGTGAAAGGGCTTCTTGGTAATTCTATTGGTTCTGTGGGAGAAATTATAATCTCATAATAATGAACTATTCAAGATTCTTAACTTCATCAAATCTGCTCTGAAGTGTTTGGCCCCTGTTACTCCAACAGCCAGCTGATCCAATGCCATGCATTTCTATCGCTGATAGTACAGTCAATCAGAATATATTAGTTTACTGCTGAGGCCTaggtttattttaatataaatacataaacaggGCATGATTTGTTGTCGTGGAGCTGATAAGGTGCTCAGAATAACTACAATGTTTAACTGTGGACACCATGACCATGACCATACCTGTGTTATTGCACACCTCTGCTTGAGAAAGTGTTGCACAAAGGGTGGAATAACCCTGATAACATTTGATCTCATTGGTGATTTTTATATTGATTAAAATCTACATTATATAGAGTCATACAAGAATAGTATTGTATTGAGTCCAATACTGTCATGAATGATTAATTGACAACATATgaactgtaaatgttttattgcttACATGCTGGATGGTGCAgaatgaagttagaaaacttgtGTTCATCATACCTGGtctatctgcagtgaagattttatagacaatgtttgtttttttaaatgaaactgaatttgctttgtGTCATCCTTATATCTCCAAAatatacattacatttacagttttcatttggctgacgcttttatccaaatcaAATtacaagtgcattcaaccatgagggtacaaacccagaacaaaaagtaaaatttcttcaaaaaagcctacaaaaaactacaaagtgctataagtaagtgccatttaagtgcaactaaattgttagtttaaatgttttattcaaggtataggtATGTTTCTCTTTaccaattttatacaatatattacATCAAATTAGACCAAATATGCTTGATTAAtgttcaaatgtgtgttttatatctaagtttgaatgatttattcaACTGATGTTATTTTCCATACATTAAATGTCAGCCATCAACACAATCTTCAAACACAACTTATGACATGAGATCTGCACCTGTGACACCCAGAATAGTCTGTCCaacatggtgaaataaaaatatttaaatgatcaAATTATCTTGATGATCAAAATAGCTACGTATTATTGCTTGTGTTGTTCTCGGTAACTCGGTACATAGACTGCCTGATAAGAGACGCTGCTTAACTGACAATAGATCTACTGACAGATCAGACGTGATTCTGCAACAGGATAGAAATAAATACCTGGACGTTGTGTGTGGTGGACAGACGTTTTTAGGCAAAGGTGAGTGAAGCATCTTCTGTGACATTTTTCAGATTAACTACATCTCTGCACTGCTATTAAAGACTTTTTAATGCTGAGGTACAAGTGTCCTCTCCAGAGCAACTGTCCTGCAACAGATCCACACTGGCATCCTCTCTTATAAAATAGTATAGTCCACTTATGAAATATGAGTATTTAATGTTTTCTGAATACACATCTGAAAACATCTTTGCAGTTTTACTGCAGGCTTCAATCGTTAAATgattaagaaaaaaattatttgattcGAATTTAGTAATAACTTGATTTGAAATGTGGTGCAGAAATTCATACATGTCTCCATTAAAAGTCTGATACTGTTTACACCTGCACCTCAGTGAAGAAATGACAAGGACAGACTTTGACACTGTTAAACGTCCTGCATTGATAATCACAAACAGGGATAtgaatgatgttgtttttgtatgtttCACATCAAATGTTGATTATGGTTCTGATAATAGTTGGTGATGTTGATTACATGACATGACCAGAGCCTGAATGAGGTTAGATACTACAGGAAGATTATTTATAAACTGTCCAAAAGACACCTGACCTTGCCACTCTCAGCACAACTGACAACTATCACCTTGTCTACTAGAAAAGCTTATTTTGGTGACATTAGATAGATAGTGGATAATATGAAGATAGACTTACCTAAATATATCCCGCGATCACCGCACACAAATATGAGGTCACTGAGGAGATCCGAACCACAGCGGAGTCTGGCTGCCTCTGAGGAGAGGGGCCAGCCTGCCAGACACATgagctgcacacacaacacCTGAAGATGAGAATAGAAACTTCAATACAAAAaatatctgtgaagattctcagtcatcctgCTCCTGGTATCTTTGGACTTGTTTTCAGAGCGAACTCTTCAATACAAAATCTGCAACATACCATATTGAATTCATGTATTCAGGCTAAGCTAAGCAGTTTGAGGTGTCAACCATATGCCTTAACTTTCCTGGTTGGATTC encodes:
- the LOC133005106 gene encoding insulin-like growth factor I, coding for MSEGEETSVLWSSPQLHEYKPAGRLRYVPTDRMHSTYCSSARPSTLTVLCVQLMCLAGWPLSSEAARLRCGSDLLSDLIFVCGDRGIYLGKGTWSGYGPRPRGKGIVDQCCRTGGCDLQHLEKYCAKPKSREQTTAWPVTTTTAHTTTQVDMAQQFEAVFHKKLLEHLGAPNSPKREAYRKNKKQPSIQRKAKVPSSKRRIKPAFPTGLPLTLKER